From Pontibacter actiniarum, a single genomic window includes:
- the coaBC gene encoding bifunctional phosphopantothenoylcysteine decarboxylase/phosphopantothenate--cysteine ligase CoaBC: MTEKSFKGKTVLLTAGPTHEPIDPVRFIGNHSTGKMGYALAECFAQRGAKVQLVSGPTNLRTHHANIEVVAVTTADEMYRAVLKYAEAADVWVFAAAVADYRPKTMADKKIKKDGDELTIELVKNVDIASALGKQKKEWQFSVGFALETHNESANAREKLRKKNLNMIVLNSLNDPGAGFAHDTNQVTIIEENATHSFELKPKSELAQDIVNLIWERLHG; the protein is encoded by the coding sequence GTGACGGAAAAATCGTTTAAAGGCAAAACGGTGCTGCTTACGGCAGGGCCGACACACGAACCCATCGATCCGGTGCGCTTCATCGGGAACCACTCTACGGGTAAAATGGGTTACGCATTGGCAGAGTGTTTCGCACAGCGGGGCGCGAAGGTGCAGTTAGTCTCCGGGCCAACGAACCTGCGCACACACCACGCCAATATTGAGGTGGTGGCTGTAACCACGGCCGATGAGATGTACAGGGCGGTGCTAAAGTACGCCGAGGCCGCGGATGTATGGGTGTTTGCCGCCGCCGTAGCCGACTACAGGCCAAAGACAATGGCCGATAAAAAAATAAAAAAAGACGGAGACGAGCTCACGATTGAGCTGGTAAAGAACGTTGACATTGCATCGGCGCTGGGCAAGCAGAAGAAGGAGTGGCAGTTTTCGGTGGGCTTTGCCCTGGAAACGCACAACGAGAGCGCCAACGCCCGCGAAAAGCTCCGCAAGAAGAACCTGAACATGATTGTGCTTAACTCCCTGAACGACCCCGGGGCAGGTTTTGCGCATGACACCAATCAGGTGACCATTATAGAAGAAAACGCTACGCACAGCTTTGAGCTGAAGCCGAAGAGTGAGTTGGCGCAGGATATAGTAAACTTAATCTGGGAACGGTTACATGGCTAA
- a CDS encoding flavoprotein, with the protein MLKGKRIILGVCGSIAAYKAALLVRQLVKAEAEVQVILTASASEFITPLTLATLSKRPVLSQFVKDETGVWNNHVDLGLWADALVVAPASANTVAKMANGFCDNLLSATYLSARCPVFFAPAMDLDMYQHPAVQNNFRKLQGYGNHIIEAGYGELASGLVGQGRLAEPEEIVQVLQKFFSGDGKIV; encoded by the coding sequence ATGCTGAAAGGTAAAAGAATCATATTGGGAGTTTGCGGAAGTATAGCAGCCTACAAAGCGGCGCTGCTGGTTCGGCAACTCGTAAAGGCGGAGGCAGAAGTTCAGGTCATTTTGACTGCTTCTGCCTCTGAGTTTATAACCCCTCTTACACTGGCCACGCTCTCTAAACGGCCCGTGCTCAGCCAGTTTGTGAAAGACGAGACCGGCGTTTGGAACAACCACGTGGACCTCGGGCTCTGGGCCGATGCCCTGGTTGTGGCCCCGGCAAGCGCCAACACCGTGGCCAAAATGGCGAACGGCTTCTGCGATAACCTACTTAGCGCCACTTACCTGTCGGCGCGCTGTCCCGTGTTCTTTGCCCCGGCCATGGACCTGGACATGTACCAGCACCCGGCGGTGCAGAATAACTTCCGGAAGCTGCAGGGCTACGGCAACCACATTATAGAGGCGGGCTACGGCGAGTTGGCCAGCGGCCTGGTAGGGCAGGGGCGCCTGGCAGAGCCGGAGGAGATTGTGCAAGTGCTTCAGAAATTTTTTTCAGGTGACGGAAAAATCGTTTAA
- a CDS encoding DNA-directed RNA polymerase subunit omega: protein MASVPSSIVTRNMADFAAQTGNMYMSVAVISKRANQVAVKLKEELNSKLAEFATTVDNLEEVFENREQIEISKYYERLPKPTNLAIEEFLEGKVYVRKPDEVTEEDINL from the coding sequence ATGGCATCAGTTCCATCATCAATCGTTACCCGCAACATGGCCGACTTTGCAGCGCAAACCGGCAATATGTACATGTCTGTGGCTGTGATCTCTAAAAGAGCAAACCAGGTAGCTGTAAAGCTGAAGGAAGAGCTAAACTCTAAACTGGCTGAGTTTGCCACTACGGTAGATAACCTGGAGGAGGTATTCGAGAACCGCGAGCAGATCGAAATCTCCAAGTACTACGAGCGCCTGCCAAAGCCTACCAACCTCGCTATTGAGGAGTTTCTGGAAGGAAAGGTGTACGTAAGAAAACCAGACGAAGTAACCGAGGAGGACATCAACCTGTAG
- a CDS encoding outer membrane protein assembly factor BamD produces the protein MNRGFFHSIALFCLLLLATGCSNFQKLLKSNDVSKKYQAALEYYEQEEYYRASQLLDQVTDLMAGTEEAEKAQFYRAKSHYMQGNYILSDAYFRSFFTTYPRSPLAEEAMFMQAQSLYQQSPSYEEDQTPTVTAIEAYEEFLVRYPNSEFAPQVNKTIEELYLKLDKKDFNQARLYYQLRYWRSAAVALNNFLQEHASSPYAEEASFLRLDAQYRFALESVPDKQEERFDQAVDYFQAFVDMYPDSKYKREAERVYEAVQSSLASLRKSNQQNS, from the coding sequence ATGAATAGAGGCTTTTTCCATAGTATCGCACTGTTTTGCCTGTTGCTGCTCGCCACCGGCTGTAGCAACTTTCAAAAGTTGCTGAAAAGCAACGATGTCAGCAAGAAGTATCAGGCTGCACTGGAGTATTATGAGCAAGAGGAGTACTACCGTGCCTCTCAGCTGCTGGACCAGGTAACCGACCTGATGGCGGGTACCGAGGAGGCGGAGAAAGCTCAGTTCTACCGTGCCAAGTCGCACTACATGCAAGGCAACTACATCCTCAGCGATGCCTATTTCCGAAGCTTCTTTACCACCTATCCGCGCAGCCCGCTAGCCGAGGAGGCCATGTTTATGCAGGCGCAGTCGCTGTACCAGCAGTCGCCCAGCTACGAGGAGGACCAGACACCAACCGTGACGGCCATTGAGGCGTATGAGGAGTTTCTGGTGCGCTACCCGAACAGCGAGTTTGCCCCGCAGGTAAACAAGACCATCGAGGAGCTCTACCTGAAGCTGGATAAGAAGGACTTTAATCAGGCGCGCCTGTACTACCAGCTGCGTTACTGGCGCTCGGCGGCCGTGGCCCTTAACAACTTCCTGCAGGAGCACGCTTCGTCTCCGTACGCGGAGGAGGCTTCTTTCCTGAGGCTGGATGCGCAGTACCGCTTCGCTTTGGAGAGTGTGCCGGATAAGCAGGAGGAGCGCTTCGACCAAGCCGTCGATTATTTCCAGGCCTTTGTGGACATGTACCCGGACAGCAAGTATAAGCGCGAAGCAGAGCGCGTGTACGAGGCGGTACAGAGCTCCCTGGCATCCCTTAGAAAATCAAATCAACAGAATTCATAA
- a CDS encoding OstA-like protein — protein sequence MKNAKILFSLVFTLMAATVFGQRQNQQQGEKVPVELQQADSLIGGNFNGQRIDKLIGNVVFKQKDGILYADSVYQYKEKNVLEAFGNVRINQADTVNITGNRATYNGDTRTARIIGNVVMKDPRMTLTTPSLDYNLNTRTATYTEGGVIVDPENRLESRMGTYNTKTKMLDFQQDVKVKTADYDIKAQNMKYNTLTKVVYFQGPTFIAGQQGDLYAEEGTYNTITKVSNFGRNAYILTKEYRLGGDKLFYDQNTGYGYAEKNVSLRSLKDDVTIRGQIGRYWRDRGEAKVYGRPVMETIMENDTLYLSADTLYSQEAKGARTASMIFAYPNVKIFKSDLQGKADSLSYNRTDSIMHMNVKPVLWNEQSQLVADTIHIQLRNETIDRMYMYSNAFIASEDTLRNYNQVKGRDMTAYFQNGDIKRVNVNGNGESLYFALEGDTTVTGMNKAICSDMVLKFGENKLKTISFLVQPDASFIPPHELEEGQKQLEGFAWLAELRPTKEQVLPKPAAAAPKPEPKKKAPAGKAKSAKKTAGGRKK from the coding sequence ATGAAGAACGCAAAAATACTCTTTTCTCTCGTCTTTACCCTGATGGCCGCCACCGTTTTTGGGCAGCGCCAGAATCAGCAGCAGGGAGAGAAGGTGCCGGTAGAGCTGCAGCAGGCCGATAGCCTGATTGGCGGTAACTTTAACGGCCAGCGCATCGATAAGCTGATCGGCAATGTTGTCTTTAAGCAGAAGGACGGCATCCTGTACGCCGACTCCGTGTATCAGTACAAAGAGAAAAACGTGCTGGAGGCCTTCGGCAATGTGCGCATCAACCAGGCCGACACCGTGAACATCACCGGCAACCGCGCCACCTACAACGGCGACACCCGCACGGCCAGGATCATCGGCAACGTGGTAATGAAGGACCCGCGCATGACCTTGACCACCCCTAGCCTGGATTATAACCTGAACACGCGCACGGCAACCTATACGGAGGGCGGTGTGATTGTAGACCCGGAGAACCGCCTGGAGAGCCGCATGGGTACCTACAACACCAAAACCAAGATGCTGGACTTTCAGCAGGACGTAAAGGTGAAGACCGCGGATTACGACATTAAGGCGCAGAACATGAAGTACAACACGCTCACCAAGGTGGTGTACTTCCAGGGGCCTACCTTTATTGCCGGGCAGCAGGGCGACCTGTACGCCGAAGAGGGAACCTACAACACCATCACCAAGGTGTCGAACTTCGGGCGCAACGCCTATATCCTGACCAAAGAGTACCGCTTAGGGGGCGATAAGCTGTTTTATGACCAGAACACGGGCTACGGCTACGCCGAAAAGAACGTGTCGCTGCGCTCGCTCAAGGATGACGTAACGATACGGGGGCAGATTGGCCGCTACTGGCGCGACAGGGGAGAGGCCAAAGTATACGGCCGCCCTGTGATGGAGACGATCATGGAAAACGACACGCTCTACCTTTCCGCCGACACACTGTACTCGCAGGAGGCGAAAGGGGCCCGCACGGCAAGTATGATCTTTGCCTACCCGAACGTGAAGATATTTAAGTCTGACCTGCAGGGCAAGGCCGACTCCCTGAGCTATAACCGAACCGACTCCATCATGCACATGAACGTGAAGCCGGTGCTCTGGAACGAGCAGAGCCAGCTGGTGGCCGATACCATCCACATCCAGCTGCGCAACGAGACCATCGACCGCATGTACATGTACAGCAACGCGTTTATCGCCTCCGAAGACACCCTGCGGAACTACAACCAGGTGAAGGGCCGCGACATGACCGCCTACTTCCAGAACGGGGATATTAAAAGGGTAAATGTGAACGGCAACGGGGAGAGCTTATACTTTGCCTTAGAGGGAGATACCACGGTGACCGGCATGAACAAGGCCATCTGCAGTGACATGGTTTTGAAGTTCGGGGAAAATAAACTGAAGACAATCTCGTTTCTGGTGCAGCCGGACGCCAGCTTTATACCGCCCCACGAGCTGGAGGAGGGGCAGAAGCAGCTAGAGGGCTTTGCCTGGCTGGCAGAACTGCGGCCTACAAAGGAGCAGGTGCTGCCTAAGCCCGCCGCTGCCGCTCCAAAGCCGGAACCAAAGAAAAAAGCACCCGCGGGCAAGGCGAAATCGGCCAAGAAAACGGCCGGAGGAAGGAAAAAGTAG